A window of the Candidatus Krumholzibacteriia bacterium genome harbors these coding sequences:
- the tsf gene encoding translation elongation factor Ts, translating into MADISAGVVRELRDKTGAGMMDCKKALAESDGDLEKAVDYLRTKGLAGAAKKAGRATQEGLIFAYIHSGSRVGVMVEVNCESDFVARTPDFVELCKDLAMQVAATNPVSVRREEFDPELLERELGIFRGQAAESGKPAPIVEKMVQGRVEKLYKERVLLEQPFVKDPDRSVEERVKAAIAKLGENIVVRRFVRYQLGEEA; encoded by the coding sequence ATGGCCGACATCTCTGCAGGCGTCGTGCGCGAGCTCCGCGACAAGACCGGCGCCGGCATGATGGATTGCAAGAAAGCACTGGCCGAGAGCGACGGCGACCTGGAGAAGGCCGTGGACTATCTGCGGACCAAGGGCCTGGCCGGGGCGGCCAAGAAGGCCGGCCGAGCGACGCAGGAAGGGCTCATCTTCGCCTACATCCACTCGGGCAGCAGGGTGGGCGTGATGGTGGAAGTGAATTGCGAATCCGATTTCGTCGCCCGCACCCCGGATTTCGTCGAGCTGTGCAAGGACCTGGCGATGCAGGTCGCCGCGACGAACCCGGTGTCGGTGCGCCGCGAGGAATTCGACCCGGAGCTCCTGGAGCGCGAGCTCGGCATCTTCCGCGGCCAAGCGGCGGAAAGCGGCAAGCCGGCGCCGATCGTGGAGAAGATGGTGCAGGGCCGGGTGGAGAAGCTCTACAAGGAGCGCGTGCTCCTCGAGCAGCCCTTCGTCAAGGACCCGGACCGCAGCGTCGAGGAGCGCGTCAAGGCAGCCATCGCCAAGCTGGGCGAGAACATCGTCGTGCGCCGATTCGTGCGTTACCAGCTCGGCGAAGAAGCGTGA
- the pyrH gene encoding UMP kinase, producing the protein MKLKYRRILLKMSGEVLAGSRSVGLDGDRIEALAQELREVHGHGIQLGLVLGGGNIFRGQTGSTRGIDRVTGDHMGMLATVINSLAVQDALARLAVPALVMTAIRMTQIAEPFAGRTAIEQLESGNIVIMAGGTGNPFFTTDTAGVLRAMEIGAEVLLKGTKVDGVYDSDPAKNPGAVRYQRLTYDEALGRDLRVMDSTAFSLSRDNDLPIIVFDINAPGALLRIVAGEEVGTMVGKG; encoded by the coding sequence ATGAAGCTCAAGTATCGCCGCATCCTGCTCAAGATGAGCGGAGAAGTCCTGGCGGGCTCGCGCAGCGTCGGCCTGGATGGCGACCGCATCGAAGCCCTGGCGCAGGAACTGCGCGAGGTACATGGCCACGGCATCCAACTCGGCTTGGTCCTCGGCGGCGGCAACATCTTCCGCGGCCAAACCGGCAGCACCCGCGGCATCGATCGGGTGACCGGCGACCACATGGGCATGCTGGCCACGGTGATCAACTCGCTGGCGGTGCAGGACGCCCTCGCCCGGCTCGCCGTGCCGGCGCTGGTGATGACCGCGATCCGCATGACCCAGATCGCCGAGCCCTTCGCCGGGCGCACCGCCATCGAGCAGCTCGAGAGCGGCAACATCGTCATCATGGCGGGCGGCACCGGCAATCCCTTCTTCACCACCGACACGGCAGGCGTGCTGCGCGCCATGGAGATCGGCGCGGAGGTGCTCCTCAAGGGCACCAAGGTGGACGGCGTCTACGACTCCGATCCGGCCAAGAATCCCGGGGCGGTGCGCTACCAGCGCCTGACCTACGACGAAGCCCTGGGACGCGACCTGCGCGTCATGGACTCGACGGCGTTCTCCTTGTCCCGAGACAACGATTTGCCCATCATCGTTTTCGACATCAACGCCCCCGGCGCCTTGTTACGCATCGTCGCGGGCGAAGAGGTCGGGACGATGGTCGGAAAGGGGTGA
- the frr gene encoding ribosome recycling factor: MSAETLLHEAEDHMKKSIEAARRELATVRTGKASPALLDTVRVEYYGSQVPLKQVAGVNAPEPRLLTVQPYDRSLIGEIEKAIRGADLGLNPANDGNVIRVPIPQLTEERRKELVKVVRTMVEHGRVAVRNVRHHTNEKLVRLEKEGELTEDEHKRHAKKVQEMTDGTIRKLDEMLKAKEAEVMEV, from the coding sequence ATGTCCGCCGAGACGTTGTTGCACGAAGCCGAAGATCACATGAAGAAGTCGATCGAAGCGGCCCGCCGCGAGCTGGCGACGGTGCGCACGGGCAAGGCCTCGCCGGCGCTGCTGGACACGGTGCGCGTCGAGTATTACGGCTCCCAGGTGCCGCTCAAGCAGGTGGCGGGGGTCAACGCGCCGGAACCGCGTTTACTCACCGTGCAGCCCTACGATCGGAGCCTCATCGGCGAGATCGAGAAGGCCATCCGCGGCGCCGACCTGGGGCTGAATCCGGCCAACGACGGCAACGTCATCCGCGTCCCCATCCCGCAGCTGACGGAGGAGCGCCGCAAAGAGCTGGTCAAGGTGGTGCGCACCATGGTCGAGCACGGTCGCGTGGCGGTGCGCAACGTCCGGCACCACACCAACGAGAAACTGGTACGGCTGGAAAAAGAGGGCGAGCTCACCGAGGACGAACACAAGCGGCACGCCAAGAAGGTGCAGGAAATGACCGACGGCACCATCCGCAAGCTCGACGAGATGTTGAAGGCCAAGGAAGCGGAGGTCATGGAGGTCTGA
- the ndhC gene encoding NADH-quinone oxidoreductase subunit A has protein sequence MGFAPLALLVPVAILVPLLMLGAQRLLAPKRPDPTKASTYECGSPPLGTAHPRLPIKFYLVAVLFLLFDIEVVFLFPWSVLASKLGWMGLAQVLVFLGVLEIGLLYVWRKGALEWE, from the coding sequence GTGGGGTTCGCGCCGCTCGCGCTCCTGGTTCCCGTGGCCATCCTCGTCCCGCTCTTGATGCTCGGGGCACAGCGCCTCCTGGCGCCCAAGCGGCCCGACCCGACGAAGGCCTCGACCTACGAGTGCGGCTCGCCGCCCCTCGGCACCGCGCACCCGCGGCTGCCGATCAAGTTCTATCTCGTGGCCGTCCTCTTCCTGCTTTTCGACATCGAAGTCGTCTTCCTCTTCCCCTGGTCCGTGCTCGCCAGCAAGCTCGGCTGGATGGGTCTGGCGCAAGTCCTCGTCTTCCTGGGTGTCCTCGAGATCGGGCTCCTCTACGTCTGGCGCAAGGGAGCGCTGGAATGGGAGTGA
- the nuoB gene encoding NADH-quinone oxidoreductase subunit NuoB encodes MGVRRGLIANQPFITTRIEAAVDWARKNSLFPLPFGTACCAIEFMGVVSSQFDLSRFGAEVVRFSPRQADLMVVAGTVVYKMAPILRTIYAQMAEPRWVISMGVCASSGGFYDDYCTLQGIDQIIPVDIYVPGCPPSPDLLLDGLLKLQKKIDERRLLEQS; translated from the coding sequence ATGGGAGTGAGGCGCGGCCTGATCGCCAACCAGCCCTTCATCACCACCCGCATCGAGGCCGCCGTGGACTGGGCGCGGAAGAACTCGCTCTTCCCCCTGCCCTTCGGCACCGCCTGCTGCGCCATCGAGTTCATGGGCGTGGTGAGCTCGCAGTTCGATCTCTCCCGCTTCGGCGCCGAGGTGGTGCGCTTCTCGCCCCGCCAGGCCGACCTCATGGTGGTCGCCGGCACCGTGGTCTACAAGATGGCCCCGATCCTGCGCACCATCTACGCGCAGATGGCGGAACCGCGCTGGGTGATCTCCATGGGGGTGTGCGCCAGCTCCGGCGGCTTCTACGACGACTACTGCACCTTGCAGGGGATCGATCAGATCATCCCCGTGGACATCTACGTGCCGGGCTGCCCGCCGAGCCCGGACCTGCTGCTCGACGGCTTGCTCAAGCTGCAAAAGAAGATCGACGAGCGCCGGCTCCTCGAACAATCCTGA
- the nuoD gene encoding NADH dehydrogenase (quinone) subunit D: MSHPNPDRVRGHLGPDLLADCSSHGDLVYAVRRSGSRRVLQALRDDPELRFDMLVDLAGADRLHLQQRFERFEVVYELYSLWNGWRLRLKVPVPEADPHLDSVHDLWKAADWAEREAFDMFGLHFDGHPNLKRILCHHEFVGHPLRKDYDRSRGQWCATTETLEDELALRHQSEQRRARAEGLAEPSATQISERMLVNIGPSHPLSHGTLRVLVELEGETIKHAIPEIGYLHRGFEKSAEKGVWNNVIPYADRLNYVSALSNNVAYVKAVEKLAGIEVPDRCKFIRVIINELSRIMDHCVCNAANIVDVGALTNFWYLFTVRENIYKVVEKLTGARLTNSYARVGGLARDLYPGFADEVRAVLKESMPFVRDVLKLVRNNRIFQERTVGISGISAAEAVSYGWTGPCLRACGLPLDARKRDRYYFYDQFDFDVPVGENGDAYDRIMVRFEEIFQSQRIVEQALDKLPEGPVNTAQNRFVLPPKQEVYRDIEPLMNHFMLVMFGTPVPPGETYDSFEVPNGELGFYIISDGSGRPYRVRVRPPCFYLYQAYPQIIEGSMVADMAAALGGLNVVAGELDR; the protein is encoded by the coding sequence ATGTCCCATCCGAACCCGGACCGCGTGCGCGGCCACCTCGGTCCTGATCTCCTGGCCGATTGCTCTTCCCACGGCGACCTGGTGTACGCGGTGCGGCGCTCCGGCAGCCGCCGGGTGCTGCAGGCGTTGCGCGACGATCCAGAGCTGCGCTTCGACATGCTGGTGGACCTCGCCGGCGCCGATCGGCTGCATCTCCAGCAGCGCTTCGAGCGCTTCGAGGTGGTCTACGAGCTGTACTCGCTCTGGAACGGCTGGCGCTTGCGGCTCAAGGTGCCCGTGCCCGAGGCGGATCCGCATCTCGACAGCGTACACGACCTGTGGAAGGCGGCCGACTGGGCGGAGCGCGAGGCCTTCGACATGTTCGGCCTGCACTTCGACGGGCACCCCAACCTGAAGCGCATCCTCTGCCACCACGAGTTCGTCGGCCACCCGCTGCGCAAGGACTACGACCGCAGTCGCGGGCAATGGTGCGCCACCACCGAGACCCTGGAGGACGAGCTGGCGCTGCGCCACCAGAGCGAGCAGCGCCGCGCCCGCGCCGAAGGCCTGGCGGAGCCCAGCGCAACCCAGATCAGCGAGCGCATGCTGGTCAACATCGGCCCCAGCCACCCGCTCTCCCACGGCACGCTCCGGGTCCTGGTGGAGCTGGAAGGGGAGACCATCAAGCACGCCATCCCGGAGATCGGCTACCTGCACCGGGGCTTCGAGAAGAGCGCCGAGAAGGGCGTGTGGAACAACGTCATCCCCTACGCCGACCGTCTCAACTACGTCTCGGCGCTGTCGAACAACGTGGCCTACGTCAAGGCGGTGGAGAAGCTGGCGGGGATCGAGGTCCCGGACCGCTGCAAGTTCATCCGCGTCATCATCAACGAGCTCTCCCGCATCATGGATCACTGCGTCTGCAATGCCGCCAACATCGTGGACGTCGGCGCGCTCACCAATTTCTGGTACCTGTTCACGGTGCGGGAGAACATCTACAAGGTGGTGGAGAAGCTCACTGGCGCCCGGCTCACCAACAGCTACGCCCGCGTCGGCGGCCTGGCGCGGGACCTGTACCCGGGCTTCGCCGACGAGGTGCGGGCGGTGCTCAAGGAGAGCATGCCCTTTGTGCGGGACGTGCTCAAGCTGGTGCGGAACAACCGCATCTTCCAGGAGCGCACCGTGGGCATCTCAGGGATCAGCGCCGCCGAAGCGGTGAGCTACGGCTGGACCGGGCCGTGCCTGCGCGCCTGCGGCCTGCCGCTCGATGCCCGCAAGCGCGACCGCTACTACTTCTACGATCAGTTCGACTTCGACGTGCCGGTGGGAGAGAACGGCGACGCCTACGATCGCATCATGGTGCGCTTCGAGGAGATCTTCCAGAGCCAGCGCATCGTCGAGCAGGCCCTGGACAAGCTGCCCGAGGGCCCGGTGAACACGGCGCAGAATCGTTTCGTGCTGCCGCCGAAGCAAGAGGTCTACCGCGACATCGAGCCGCTCATGAACCACTTCATGCTGGTCATGTTCGGCACTCCGGTGCCGCCGGGCGAGACCTACGACTCCTTCGAGGTGCCGAACGGCGAGCTCGGCTTCTACATCATCAGCGATGGCAGCGGCCGCCCCTACCGGGTGCGGGTGCGGCCGCCATGCTTCTACCTCTACCAGGCGTATCCGCAGATCATCGAGGGCAGCATGGTGGCCGACATGGCCGCCGCCCTCGGCGGTTTGAACGTCGTGGCCGGGGAACTGGACCGCTAG
- a CDS encoding NAD(P)H-dependent oxidoreductase subunit E yields the protein MAETSALAAAVLTDAAVAELEELARRYPTREALLLPALWLVQRQHGWISAEAMQYVARLLGVSPVRVYGVVSFYHMFHDRPPGKYNIQVCQTLSCSLLGAEGLLSHLQRRFGIGHGESTEDGRFMVQRVECLGACEHAPVAQINDDFAFDLTPAKLDALLEELP from the coding sequence ATGGCGGAAACGAGCGCTCTGGCTGCGGCGGTGCTCACCGATGCCGCGGTGGCCGAGCTCGAGGAGCTGGCGCGCCGCTACCCGACGCGAGAGGCGCTGCTGCTGCCGGCGCTGTGGCTGGTGCAGCGCCAGCACGGCTGGATCTCGGCGGAGGCCATGCAGTACGTCGCCCGCCTCCTCGGCGTCTCGCCGGTGCGCGTGTACGGCGTGGTCAGCTTCTACCACATGTTCCACGACCGGCCGCCGGGGAAGTACAACATCCAGGTGTGCCAGACGCTCTCCTGCTCGCTCCTCGGTGCCGAGGGGCTGCTGTCACACCTGCAGCGCCGGTTCGGGATCGGCCACGGCGAGAGCACCGAGGACGGGCGCTTCATGGTGCAGCGCGTCGAGTGTCTCGGCGCCTGCGAGCACGCCCCGGTGGCGCAGATCAACGACGACTTCGCCTTCGACCTGACGCCGGCGAAGCTGGATGCCCTGCTGGAGGAGCTGCCGTGA
- the nuoF gene encoding NADH-quinone oxidoreductase subunit NuoF translates to MSTGAPAVQRILSLRFDTPGAHLLGTYQAAGGYSAGRKAFTRSPEAVVEEVKKSGLRGRGGAGFPAGVKWGFIPKNTERPVYLCINADESEPGTFKDRYLMEKDPHLLLEGILITCWAIRSHDCYIYIRGEYEATRRVLQAAVDEAYAAGLLGPSPYGSGWRVDVTLHRGAGAYICGEETGLLESLEGKRGYPRIKPPFPAVVGLFQCPTIINNVETIAAVPWILEHGGDAYAKIGVGKSTGTKLWCISGHVRKPGLYETPLGVPFQELLEDYAGGMRHPDRPLKAVIPGGSSVPVMTRSEAMGASMDYESLAQLGTMLGSAGVMVLEEGTCMVWALAVITRFYAHESCGQCTPCREGTSWLDDIFWRLERGGATPEDIALVHSLCDNMLGTTICVLSDACVMPVKSFLKKFKSEFDAHIAHGRCPQPQPVLD, encoded by the coding sequence GTGAGCACCGGAGCCCCCGCCGTGCAGCGCATCCTGAGCTTGCGCTTCGACACCCCCGGCGCGCACTTGCTCGGGACCTACCAGGCCGCGGGTGGCTACAGTGCCGGACGCAAGGCCTTCACGCGGAGCCCCGAAGCGGTGGTGGAGGAAGTGAAGAAGTCGGGTCTGCGCGGCCGCGGCGGCGCCGGCTTTCCCGCCGGGGTGAAGTGGGGCTTCATCCCCAAGAACACCGAGCGTCCGGTGTACCTGTGCATCAATGCCGACGAGAGCGAGCCCGGTACCTTCAAGGATCGCTACCTGATGGAGAAGGATCCCCACCTACTCCTCGAGGGGATCCTCATCACCTGCTGGGCCATCCGCTCCCACGACTGCTACATCTATATTCGCGGCGAGTACGAAGCCACGCGCCGGGTGTTGCAGGCCGCGGTGGACGAGGCCTACGCCGCCGGCCTCCTGGGGCCGAGCCCGTATGGTTCCGGCTGGCGCGTCGACGTCACCCTGCACCGCGGCGCAGGAGCCTACATCTGTGGCGAGGAAACCGGGCTCCTGGAGTCCCTGGAAGGCAAGCGGGGCTACCCGCGCATCAAGCCGCCCTTCCCGGCGGTGGTGGGACTCTTCCAGTGCCCGACGATCATCAACAACGTGGAAACCATCGCCGCCGTGCCCTGGATCCTGGAGCACGGCGGGGACGCCTACGCCAAGATCGGCGTCGGCAAGAGCACGGGAACCAAGCTCTGGTGCATCAGCGGTCACGTGCGCAAGCCCGGTCTGTACGAGACGCCTCTCGGCGTCCCCTTCCAGGAGCTCTTGGAGGATTACGCCGGCGGCATGCGCCATCCCGACCGGCCGCTCAAAGCGGTGATCCCGGGCGGTTCGTCGGTGCCGGTGATGACCAGGAGCGAGGCCATGGGGGCGTCGATGGACTACGAGTCGCTGGCACAGCTCGGCACCATGCTGGGCTCGGCGGGGGTGATGGTTCTGGAAGAGGGCACGTGCATGGTGTGGGCCCTGGCCGTGATCACTCGCTTCTACGCCCACGAGTCCTGCGGCCAGTGCACGCCCTGCCGGGAGGGTACCTCCTGGCTCGACGACATCTTCTGGCGCCTCGAGCGCGGCGGCGCCACGCCGGAGGACATCGCCTTGGTGCACAGCCTCTGCGACAACATGCTCGGCACGACGATCTGCGTCCTCTCGGACGCCTGCGTCATGCCGGTGAAGAGTTTTCTCAAGAAGTTCAAGAGCGAATTCGACGCCCACATCGCGCACGGCCGCTGCCCGCAGCCGCAGCCGGTGCTGGACTGA
- a CDS encoding 2Fe-2S iron-sulfur cluster-binding protein, protein MPKIRIDDREIEVGPHENLIAAAGRAGVHIPHFCWHPALSVAGNCRQCLVEIEGVPKLQIACNTPVKDGMSIRTRSAVVQEARRGVLEFLLLNHPIDCPICDQAGECRLQEYYMSHGLYDARRNVDKVHKAKVVDLGPHVLLDGERCVLCTRCVRFCTEVAGVDELYVKERGSHSEIATFPGQPLQNPYSGNVVDLCPVGALLSKDFRFKSRVWWLKKADSLCPSCARGCNIRIDHHWNQVQRLVPRHNPEVNSYWMCDRGRVEFQWVNENRLLDAEHAGRSLVLGDAIDLLAERLQAAAPAVAVLLSPKLANEDLLVLHHLFTAVLPIAPLGAGSLEPPQPEDALLRRADPHPNTRATEALGLAADARRLCSAPEAKVLLLIGDDPVGWDGTLAAAFGRFDFVAAALTNHNATAAAVQAAGGLLLPLATWAEYAGSFTNFEGRVQRFEAALAPAGSARTGFELGLELAAALRRDFWPAGKPVGPVQPAIWKQLLPAGSALPRLDWEAVPPHGLVPTWRKTARPRSVWSDEEAADARSWYAAPPAPAAEAETHG, encoded by the coding sequence ATGCCCAAGATCCGCATCGACGACCGGGAAATCGAGGTCGGCCCGCACGAGAACCTCATCGCCGCCGCGGGTCGCGCCGGCGTGCACATCCCGCATTTCTGCTGGCACCCGGCGCTCAGCGTCGCCGGCAACTGCCGGCAGTGTCTGGTGGAGATCGAGGGCGTGCCCAAGCTGCAGATCGCCTGCAACACCCCGGTGAAGGACGGCATGTCGATCCGCACGCGCTCCGCCGTAGTGCAGGAGGCCCGCCGGGGGGTGCTCGAATTCCTGCTCCTCAACCACCCCATCGATTGCCCGATCTGCGATCAGGCCGGGGAGTGCCGGTTGCAGGAGTACTACATGTCCCACGGCCTCTACGACGCCCGCCGCAACGTCGACAAGGTGCACAAGGCCAAGGTCGTCGACCTGGGTCCGCACGTGCTCCTCGACGGCGAGCGTTGCGTGCTCTGCACCCGCTGCGTGCGCTTCTGCACCGAGGTGGCCGGCGTCGACGAGCTCTACGTCAAGGAACGGGGCAGCCACTCGGAGATCGCCACCTTCCCCGGGCAGCCGCTGCAGAATCCCTACTCGGGGAACGTCGTGGACCTCTGTCCGGTCGGGGCGCTGCTCAGCAAGGATTTCCGCTTCAAGAGCCGGGTCTGGTGGCTGAAGAAGGCCGACTCCCTCTGTCCGAGCTGCGCCCGGGGCTGCAACATCCGCATCGACCACCACTGGAACCAGGTGCAGCGCCTGGTGCCGCGCCACAACCCCGAGGTGAACTCGTACTGGATGTGCGACCGCGGCCGGGTCGAATTCCAGTGGGTGAACGAGAATCGCCTGCTGGACGCGGAACACGCCGGCCGGAGCCTGGTGTTGGGCGACGCCATCGACCTCCTGGCGGAGCGCCTGCAGGCGGCCGCGCCGGCGGTGGCGGTGCTCTTGTCGCCGAAGCTGGCCAACGAGGACCTCCTGGTCCTGCACCATCTGTTCACCGCGGTGCTTCCCATCGCCCCCCTGGGCGCGGGTTCCCTCGAACCGCCGCAGCCGGAGGACGCGCTCCTCCGCCGCGCCGATCCGCACCCCAACACGCGGGCCACCGAAGCCCTGGGTCTCGCCGCCGACGCGCGTCGCTTGTGCAGCGCCCCGGAGGCGAAAGTCCTCCTCCTGATCGGTGACGATCCCGTCGGCTGGGACGGGACTCTGGCGGCCGCCTTCGGCCGCTTCGATTTCGTCGCTGCCGCACTCACCAACCACAACGCCACCGCGGCGGCGGTGCAGGCCGCCGGCGGCTTGCTGCTGCCGCTCGCCACCTGGGCCGAGTACGCCGGCAGCTTCACCAACTTCGAAGGACGAGTGCAGCGCTTCGAAGCCGCCCTCGCCCCCGCCGGCTCGGCGCGCACGGGTTTCGAGCTCGGCCTCGAGCTCGCTGCGGCGTTGCGGCGCGACTTCTGGCCCGCCGGCAAGCCGGTGGGCCCGGTGCAGCCGGCGATCTGGAAGCAGCTCCTGCCGGCGGGCAGTGCGCTGCCCCGTCTCGACTGGGAGGCGGTGCCGCCGCACGGCCTCGTCCCCACCTGGCGCAAGACGGCGCGTCCCCGTTCGGTCTGGAGCGACGAAGAAGCAGCGGACGCGCGCAGCTGGTACGCGGCGCCACCCGCACCGGCGGCGGAGGCGGAGACGCATGGATAA
- a CDS encoding complex I subunit 1 family protein yields the protein MDNWNSHPAIIAGRLLFAWMLPLLFLPLMIWFERKASAFMQDRTGPNRAAILGLRLGGVIHTLADVLKLLSKEDVVPTRVHGLYWRLGPFVAIVVAQLLFVIVPFADDLRLPAEDITLQGLQLDIGLLWPLAIGALMVYSIVLAGWASNNKFGTLGSLRAAAQMVSYEVALGLSIMGAIMIYGSVDMNTIVRAQGELLWGFLPRWGIVLQPLGFVLFLVAAFAETNRTPFDLPERDSEIVAGYHTEYSAVRFAFFFMAEYIHIVVASGLVVTLFLGGWQVPWLGTEALRQNARAVLGVMLGGLVLAGIVIVPAALRWSKRLRREYTDARRHEGSFWATMFTGAALAGAAGLALLPGLALPGWAPAVVAAVAQLSVFLAKTLLVALTFIWVRWTLPSFRYDQLMRLGWKHLLPWALVNITVTGIVLVLLGGGS from the coding sequence ATGGATAACTGGAACTCCCATCCCGCCATCATCGCCGGGCGCTTGCTGTTCGCCTGGATGCTGCCGCTCCTCTTCCTTCCCCTCATGATCTGGTTCGAACGCAAGGCGAGCGCCTTCATGCAGGACCGCACCGGTCCGAACCGGGCCGCCATCCTGGGCTTGCGTCTCGGCGGCGTCATCCACACCCTGGCGGACGTCCTCAAGCTGCTGTCCAAGGAAGACGTGGTGCCGACACGGGTGCACGGTCTCTACTGGCGTCTCGGACCCTTCGTCGCCATCGTCGTCGCCCAGCTGCTCTTCGTCATCGTGCCCTTCGCCGATGACCTCCGGCTGCCGGCGGAGGACATCACCTTGCAGGGGCTGCAGCTCGACATCGGCCTGCTCTGGCCGCTGGCGATAGGGGCGCTCATGGTCTATTCCATCGTGCTGGCGGGTTGGGCCTCGAACAACAAGTTCGGCACCCTCGGGAGCTTGCGCGCCGCGGCGCAGATGGTGAGCTACGAGGTGGCCCTCGGCCTCTCCATCATGGGTGCCATCATGATCTACGGCAGCGTGGACATGAACACCATCGTGCGGGCGCAGGGCGAGTTGCTCTGGGGCTTCCTGCCGCGCTGGGGCATCGTGCTGCAGCCCCTCGGCTTCGTGCTCTTCCTGGTGGCCGCCTTCGCCGAGACCAACCGTACCCCCTTCGACCTGCCCGAGCGCGACTCGGAGATCGTCGCCGGCTACCACACCGAGTACTCGGCGGTGCGTTTCGCTTTCTTCTTCATGGCCGAGTACATCCACATCGTCGTCGCCTCGGGGCTGGTGGTGACGCTCTTCCTCGGCGGCTGGCAGGTGCCCTGGCTCGGCACCGAGGCGCTGCGCCAGAACGCTCGAGCCGTGCTCGGGGTCATGCTCGGCGGACTGGTTCTGGCGGGAATCGTCATCGTGCCCGCGGCGCTGCGCTGGTCGAAGCGGCTGCGGCGGGAGTACACCGACGCCCGCCGCCACGAAGGCAGCTTCTGGGCCACGATGTTCACCGGCGCTGCCCTCGCCGGCGCCGCCGGTCTCGCCCTGCTTCCTGGCCTCGCGCTTCCCGGCTGGGCTCCTGCGGTGGTGGCGGCGGTGGCGCAGCTCAGCGTCTTCCTCGCCAAGACGCTGCTCGTCGCCCTCACCTTCATCTGGGTGCGCTGGACGCTCCCCAGTTTCCGTTACGACCAACTCATGCGCCTGGGCTGGAAGCACCTGCTCCCCTGGGCGCTGGTGAACATCACGGTGACCGGCATCGTCCTCGTTCTCCTCGGCGGAGGCTCCTGA
- a CDS encoding NADH-quinone oxidoreductase subunit I — protein sequence MAIDPALLQRLGLRPTEILVVRPTMGFWQRVYLIEVVRGLGVTLRHLLRNLFHQQDMPTSSFPEVVRTLPEGFRGLHRLTKKEDGTPRCVACMMCPTACPADCIHIEAAESPDPSVEKIPLRFEIDLMRCIFCGFCVEACPKDAIRMDTGRFFDLAGTQREDFVLTMERLLHD from the coding sequence ATGGCCATCGATCCCGCTTTGCTGCAGCGGCTCGGCCTCAGGCCGACGGAAATCCTGGTGGTGCGTCCCACCATGGGCTTCTGGCAGCGGGTCTACCTCATCGAAGTCGTCCGCGGGCTCGGGGTCACGCTCCGGCACCTGCTGCGCAATCTGTTCCACCAACAGGACATGCCGACGAGCAGCTTCCCGGAAGTGGTGCGGACGCTGCCGGAAGGCTTCCGCGGCCTGCACCGGCTGACGAAGAAGGAAGACGGGACGCCGCGCTGCGTCGCCTGCATGATGTGCCCCACCGCCTGCCCGGCGGATTGCATCCACATCGAAGCGGCGGAGAGTCCCGATCCGAGCGTGGAGAAGATCCCGCTGCGCTTCGAGATCGATCTCATGCGCTGCATCTTCTGCGGCTTCTGCGTCGAAGCTTGCCCCAAGGACGCGATCCGCATGGACACGGGGCGCTTCTTCGACCTGGCTGGGACGCAGCGCGAGGACTTCGTCCTCACCATGGAACGGCTGCTGCACGACTGA
- a CDS encoding NADH-quinone oxidoreductase subunit J, with product MERILFYAFGALAVLGSLWMVTRRSPLSSALSLVVVFVALAAMYALLDARLLFVVQVWVYAGAVMVLVLFVIMLLNLREEESRAAAASWGKFVLCGALAVALATKAFGVLAGVLAVPPPVSKDWGGVASVAEILFTRYLVPFQIVGVLLLAVVVAVVALAKRAR from the coding sequence GTGGAGAGAATCCTGTTCTACGCCTTCGGGGCGCTCGCGGTGCTCGGCTCCCTGTGGATGGTGACGCGGCGCAGTCCGCTCTCCAGCGCCTTGTCGCTGGTGGTGGTGTTCGTCGCCCTGGCGGCGATGTACGCGCTCCTCGACGCCCGGCTCCTCTTCGTGGTGCAGGTGTGGGTGTACGCCGGGGCGGTGATGGTGCTGGTGCTCTTCGTCATCATGCTCCTCAACCTGCGGGAAGAGGAGTCGCGCGCCGCCGCGGCCAGCTGGGGCAAGTTCGTCCTCTGCGGCGCCCTCGCGGTGGCGCTGGCAACCAAGGCCTTCGGCGTCCTCGCCGGCGTTCTCGCCGTGCCGCCGCCGGTGTCCAAGGATTGGGGCGGGGTCGCCTCGGTGGCGGAGATCCTCTTCACCCGCTATCTCGTACCGTTCCAGATCGTCGGCGTGCTGCTGCTCGCCGTCGTCGTCGCCGTGGTGGCCCTGGCGAAGCGCGCGAGGTGA